A portion of the Corynebacterium jeikeium genome contains these proteins:
- a CDS encoding sodium:proton antiporter, with translation MSIASILVTILFAVLVIGGSLYLLLAGVAMWRSKDALSRLNQLSAGIMVGIPALVIANLVLEADQGDLTWGKTLTAILAIVAVLVVATVASEVLGRAVLGARDGSAEDYVPER, from the coding sequence ATGAGTATCGCTTCAATCCTTGTAACTATCTTGTTTGCCGTGCTGGTCATTGGCGGATCTCTGTACCTGCTCCTGGCGGGCGTGGCCATGTGGCGCTCTAAAGATGCCCTGAGCCGGTTGAACCAACTTTCCGCCGGAATCATGGTGGGCATCCCCGCGCTGGTGATTGCCAACTTGGTCTTAGAGGCCGACCAGGGCGATCTGACGTGGGGCAAAACCCTCACCGCCATTCTGGCCATTGTTGCTGTCCTGGTCGTCGCTACCGTCGCCTCCGAAGTACTTGGACGCGCGGTGCTGGGTGCCCGTGACGGCTCCGCTGAGGACTACGTCCCGGAGCGGTAG
- a CDS encoding MnhF protein — protein MNDTLIDPTAVQVISGIGIALCSVALLVGVVLIFRVKGNVSRAVLSDAAFYPMVGVFLTTAMLRTTAITFDIAMLAGLLGILSTVGLARVISRGRR, from the coding sequence ATGAATGACACATTGATCGATCCCACCGCAGTACAGGTAATTAGCGGCATTGGCATTGCTCTGTGTTCAGTGGCGCTGCTTGTGGGCGTGGTGCTGATCTTCCGGGTCAAGGGCAATGTCTCACGCGCAGTGCTTTCCGACGCCGCCTTCTACCCCATGGTGGGAGTGTTCCTCACAACTGCCATGCTGCGGACTACAGCCATTACTTTCGATATTGCAATGCTGGCGGGCTTGCTTGGCATTTTGTCGACCGTGGGCCTGGCCCGAGTTATTTCCCGTGGCCGCCGCTAA
- a CDS encoding MnhE protein gives MKFLHVIRYSLWLVWQVVVAATDVVLDTLRPNQKQQPVLIGLPLRVKSDLEVTLFAESITMTPGTLVCGVRETDAGRLFIIHAIFGADLDALYDSLYDMEEHLVPRLRDVPRPKAFVFEEYNADQFIDPDAVVGVAAEVDHGLPLPDGIASNGEDKGARS, from the coding sequence ATGAAGTTTCTACACGTTATCCGCTATTCCCTCTGGCTGGTCTGGCAGGTTGTTGTAGCTGCGACGGACGTGGTGCTCGATACTCTGCGCCCGAACCAGAAGCAGCAGCCGGTGCTCATTGGACTGCCGCTGCGTGTGAAGTCTGACCTTGAGGTCACTCTCTTTGCCGAGTCCATCACCATGACCCCGGGCACGCTGGTCTGCGGCGTCCGTGAAACCGATGCGGGACGGTTGTTTATCATCCACGCGATCTTCGGTGCCGACCTGGACGCGCTGTACGACTCCCTCTACGACATGGAGGAGCACCTCGTCCCCCGCCTCCGCGATGTCCCCCGCCCGAAGGCATTTGTCTTCGAGGAATACAACGCAGACCAGTTCATTGACCCGGATGCCGTCGTCGGTGTTGCCGCTGAGGTCGACCATGGTCTGCCACTGCCGGATGGCATTGCCTCCAATGGCGAAGACAAAGGAGCACGCTCATGA
- a CDS encoding monovalent cation/H+ antiporter subunit D family protein, protein MVEASAMTSAMSPSTLSSLLPLFAALPLILSAVTAILPKLWMRATMGIAVPALSSLAAFWVMFYVADNGPVGHGVGAFPGGISIPFLADTFSMLMLGVAAAVVAIGNWFAHVAGENTSRFFPSLTLMMLSGMSGAFLTADLFNFFVFMEVMLLPSYGLIAVTGTWHRLAAGRNFVLVNLLTSTVLLIGVALIYGSAGNVNIAMLADMASEGGPGGTGVVALGIVIIALCVKAGLVPAHTWLPRTYPSTSPAVMALFSAVHTKVAVYMLFRIYVVIVGMNPSWHWPIIIIMAISMLVGAFAGLAENTMREVLAYQMVTGMPFILIVLAFTDANDGGSAKAALAAGIFYAIHHMVTVGALILGSGAVEETYGTGTLSRLSGLARRDQAVAWVMAAMSFSIVGFPPFSGVWGKVGIVFASAATGDARSIVAITAIIVASLGSLLAMIRLWRAVFWGRPMQGVDDSVRVPGTLVAPSAMLAIVSVAMFVAVGAVTWATTGAADALLNIDGYREATLGGVENAIGGIY, encoded by the coding sequence ATGGTAGAAGCCTCTGCAATGACCTCTGCAATGTCTCCTTCAACTCTGTCTTCACTACTGCCACTGTTTGCGGCACTGCCGCTGATTTTGTCGGCAGTCACAGCCATCCTGCCGAAGCTGTGGATGCGCGCGACGATGGGCATCGCCGTTCCGGCACTGTCGTCGCTGGCTGCGTTTTGGGTGATGTTCTACGTCGCTGACAACGGCCCGGTCGGCCACGGTGTGGGCGCGTTCCCCGGTGGTATCTCGATTCCTTTCTTGGCGGACACGTTCTCCATGCTGATGCTGGGTGTGGCCGCGGCTGTGGTTGCCATCGGTAACTGGTTCGCCCACGTCGCGGGCGAAAACACTTCGCGGTTCTTCCCCTCCCTGACGCTGATGATGTTGTCCGGTATGTCGGGTGCTTTCCTGACTGCCGATTTGTTCAACTTCTTCGTGTTCATGGAGGTCATGCTGCTGCCGTCCTATGGCCTGATCGCGGTAACCGGTACCTGGCACCGCCTGGCTGCTGGCCGTAACTTCGTGCTGGTCAACCTCTTGACCTCCACGGTGCTGCTGATTGGTGTCGCGCTGATTTACGGCTCGGCGGGCAATGTGAACATCGCAATGCTGGCCGACATGGCCAGCGAGGGCGGCCCCGGCGGCACGGGTGTGGTCGCGCTGGGCATTGTCATCATTGCGCTGTGTGTGAAGGCTGGTTTGGTTCCGGCGCACACATGGCTGCCGAGGACGTACCCGTCGACAAGCCCTGCGGTGATGGCACTGTTCTCTGCGGTGCACACGAAGGTTGCGGTGTACATGCTCTTCCGCATTTACGTCGTGATTGTGGGCATGAATCCCTCCTGGCACTGGCCGATCATTATCATCATGGCGATCTCGATGCTGGTCGGCGCGTTTGCTGGTCTCGCGGAGAACACCATGCGTGAGGTGCTGGCCTACCAGATGGTCACGGGTATGCCGTTCATTCTGATCGTGTTGGCGTTCACGGACGCTAACGACGGGGGCAGCGCCAAGGCTGCCCTGGCTGCGGGTATTTTCTACGCAATCCACCACATGGTGACTGTCGGCGCCCTCATTCTGGGCTCCGGCGCGGTGGAAGAGACCTACGGTACGGGTACGCTCTCTAGGCTTTCGGGGCTTGCTCGCCGCGACCAAGCGGTTGCCTGGGTGATGGCGGCAATGAGCTTCTCCATTGTGGGCTTCCCACCGTTTTCCGGCGTGTGGGGCAAGGTGGGCATTGTCTTTGCCTCTGCCGCCACTGGCGATGCTCGCTCGATTGTTGCGATCACCGCAATCATCGTTGCCTCACTGGGCTCGCTGCTGGCCATGATTCGCCTGTGGCGCGCGGTCTTCTGGGGCCGACCCATGCAGGGCGTGGATGATTCGGTTCGTGTTCCGGGAACGCTGGTTGCGCCGTCCGCCATGCTGGCAATTGTTTCCGTGGCCATGTTCGTCGCGGTCGGCGCCGTCACTTGGGCGACCACCGGCGCGGCCGATGCGCTGCTGAATATTGATGGCTACCGCGAGGCCACACTCGGCGGAGTTGAAAACGCCATCGGAGGTATTTACTGA
- a CDS encoding cation:proton antiporter — protein MIIAIMAAVLAGGGTYLVLQRGMLRTIIGMTLISHAANLIILSTGVGAWRGEPLLGNEATAGAGAAEQMADPLPQAFVLTAIVITMAVTAFMLALAGLGRDDDTRIHEDREAMRQLSTAGRRAGKNVPADSDSTVTGTPGVSSAPNKFPRETPFGGDEKW, from the coding sequence GTGATTATCGCCATCATGGCTGCCGTCCTCGCAGGCGGTGGCACGTATCTGGTGCTACAGCGCGGCATGCTACGCACCATTATCGGTATGACTCTGATTTCGCATGCCGCCAACCTGATTATTTTGTCCACGGGCGTCGGTGCCTGGCGCGGCGAGCCGCTGCTGGGCAACGAAGCCACTGCGGGCGCTGGCGCTGCCGAGCAGATGGCTGACCCGTTGCCGCAGGCATTCGTGCTGACGGCCATCGTGATCACCATGGCTGTGACCGCCTTCATGCTGGCACTGGCTGGTTTGGGCCGCGATGACGACACTCGTATCCATGAGGACCGCGAGGCTATGCGGCAGCTGTCGACGGCTGGTCGTCGTGCGGGTAAGAATGTTCCGGCGGACTCGGACTCCACGGTCACCGGTACCCCAGGGGTCTCTTCGGCTCCGAACAAGTTCCCGCGCGAGACTCCTTTCGGCGGTGACGAGAAATGGTAG
- a CDS encoding DUF4040 family protein, translating into MTHLATALASASPFTASPPSATAPPDQTLASEFASGGVSATLNSLDSVLSAPATITAQASSSAEHATTLAAQAAQAAQSAQTVQTSTNSLTLLSVPLLVAVALALTPLFVKLLGRHAGWPIVAFFLASVVQLSRVTGDILDGTTFTWSRVWSPELNAAFALKLDPLSMVFSFLALLVGSIVFIYSTAYLPPKKSAMSFYVLMTAFMLAVLLLVLADDIMLLFIGWELVSMASFLLIARSGSSGELGSLRTLLLTFTGGLLLLAALGGAVWLTGSTNLTEVLASPEWEANPAARSLIAALVALGAFTKAAQFPFHAWLPEAMAAATPVSAFLHAAAVVKAGVYLLMRFSTVFADVRVWQLLLIVMGMWTAVATAYFALQQTDLKKLIAYSTVSQLGWIVATIGVGTKFAIMAAVVHTIAHAMFKSSLFMMAGVVDHQAGTRDIRRLGPLWKQMPWSFGSMIFGAASMAAIPPFFGFMSKEGMLTAFEGAPLTNTGVVILLTVAAIGAIGTFAYSARLVFGAFVDGPRNVDHITEAPISLWLPAAIPGVLSLPAAFAAGAILNRPLDRVADTVGQLPAGTTQESHLSLWHGVNVPLIISVVVLAVGVGFIFTRARVGAVMADRKLFPFTGVEAINASLSVSQRVGRALAKMARSHQPSRHLLPLLGLLAVYALVIAIAPGVGGAPVLPKIDDIDHLTDMIPLVVVLIGVWATLRAKNRLQAAVLLSVTGVGVTLQILLLGAPDVALTQFMVEILTVVLMMLVLRFQPRAFSETSQNRRASAAVVAVAVGLATFGAVWFLTGRRQMPEVAQWYIDNTEKVTGETNIVNVILVEFRAFDTMGELAVLGMAGVAMAAVVTSMPRFPHLLDQPSPLAEPALNSIMMRWLVRWLAPLLFALSAVVLYRGGTAPGGGFNAALIGAAAVMLIYLSKDRDELVFGEKIPAVLSAAGVITAIGTGFIGFAKGSFLAPLYGEFLGQHLTTALLFDVGVYLAVIGIVATALNLLGGPNRPGVTGSDDVLQDLYSDRSSLRVPPEMGVFASETESTSAPAPAHATVEEAKK; encoded by the coding sequence GTGACGCACCTGGCAACAGCTCTGGCATCAGCCAGCCCCTTTACAGCCAGTCCGCCGTCGGCGACCGCACCACCAGACCAGACATTGGCTTCTGAGTTTGCGTCCGGCGGCGTATCGGCAACATTGAATTCTTTAGATTCCGTTCTTTCTGCCCCGGCAACGATTACCGCCCAAGCAAGCAGCTCCGCAGAGCACGCAACAACGCTCGCAGCTCAAGCAGCTCAAGCAGCCCAATCTGCCCAAACAGTCCAAACCTCCACCAACAGCCTGACCCTCCTTTCGGTCCCGCTGTTGGTCGCGGTTGCCCTGGCGCTGACCCCGCTGTTTGTGAAGCTCCTTGGTCGTCACGCAGGCTGGCCCATCGTCGCGTTTTTTCTCGCGTCGGTGGTCCAGCTTTCGCGTGTAACGGGCGATATTCTCGACGGCACCACCTTCACCTGGTCCCGCGTCTGGTCCCCGGAACTGAACGCGGCGTTTGCGCTGAAGCTCGATCCCCTCTCCATGGTGTTCAGCTTCTTGGCGCTGTTGGTGGGCTCGATAGTCTTCATCTACTCCACCGCGTATTTGCCGCCGAAGAAATCCGCGATGAGCTTCTACGTCCTGATGACGGCGTTCATGCTGGCGGTTTTGCTCCTCGTGCTTGCCGACGACATCATGCTCCTCTTCATCGGGTGGGAACTGGTCTCGATGGCGTCGTTCCTGCTCATTGCGAGGTCGGGCTCGTCGGGCGAGTTGGGCTCGTTGCGCACACTCCTGCTGACCTTCACCGGCGGCCTGCTGCTTCTGGCCGCCCTCGGCGGTGCTGTGTGGCTGACCGGTTCCACGAACCTCACCGAGGTTTTGGCTTCGCCTGAGTGGGAGGCCAACCCGGCAGCACGCAGTCTCATTGCCGCGCTGGTGGCCCTGGGTGCTTTCACGAAGGCAGCTCAGTTCCCTTTCCACGCCTGGCTTCCAGAGGCCATGGCGGCAGCAACTCCCGTCTCGGCTTTCTTGCACGCAGCGGCCGTCGTCAAGGCGGGCGTTTACCTGCTGATGCGTTTTTCCACGGTCTTCGCGGACGTGCGCGTGTGGCAGTTGCTGCTGATTGTCATGGGTATGTGGACGGCTGTTGCCACGGCCTACTTTGCGTTGCAGCAGACTGACTTGAAGAAGCTGATTGCGTACTCGACGGTCTCGCAGTTGGGTTGGATTGTCGCCACGATTGGTGTGGGCACGAAGTTCGCCATTATGGCTGCGGTTGTGCACACCATTGCGCATGCGATGTTTAAGTCTTCGCTGTTCATGATGGCTGGCGTGGTTGATCACCAGGCGGGCACGCGCGACATTCGTCGCTTGGGTCCGCTGTGGAAGCAGATGCCGTGGAGCTTTGGCTCGATGATTTTCGGTGCGGCATCGATGGCGGCAATTCCGCCGTTTTTCGGCTTCATGTCGAAGGAGGGCATGCTGACCGCATTCGAGGGCGCACCTTTGACCAACACCGGCGTGGTCATCCTGCTGACAGTGGCGGCAATTGGTGCGATTGGTACTTTCGCGTACTCGGCACGTTTGGTGTTCGGTGCGTTCGTGGATGGTCCGCGCAACGTTGACCACATCACTGAGGCCCCGATTTCGCTGTGGCTTCCGGCTGCCATCCCTGGCGTGCTTAGCCTTCCAGCCGCCTTCGCTGCCGGCGCTATTTTGAACCGCCCGCTGGACCGCGTGGCCGATACGGTCGGTCAGCTTCCGGCTGGCACGACTCAGGAATCGCACTTGAGCCTGTGGCACGGCGTGAATGTGCCACTGATCATCTCTGTGGTTGTGCTGGCTGTCGGCGTGGGCTTCATCTTCACTCGTGCCCGCGTAGGCGCCGTCATGGCAGACCGCAAGCTCTTCCCGTTCACTGGCGTGGAGGCAATCAATGCGTCGCTGAGCGTCTCGCAGCGCGTGGGTCGCGCGCTGGCGAAGATGGCGCGTTCGCATCAGCCGTCGCGTCACCTGTTGCCGCTGCTTGGTCTGCTCGCGGTGTACGCCCTGGTCATTGCAATCGCTCCGGGTGTCGGCGGTGCTCCGGTGCTACCGAAGATCGACGACATCGACCACCTGACCGATATGATTCCGCTGGTCGTTGTCCTGATTGGTGTGTGGGCCACGCTTCGGGCAAAGAACCGTCTACAGGCGGCTGTGCTGCTCAGCGTCACCGGTGTTGGTGTCACGTTGCAGATTCTCCTGCTGGGCGCACCGGATGTGGCATTGACGCAGTTCATGGTGGAAATCCTGACTGTCGTGCTGATGATGCTGGTGCTGCGCTTCCAGCCACGTGCGTTCTCTGAGACCTCGCAGAACCGCCGTGCCTCGGCGGCGGTTGTGGCAGTTGCCGTGGGCTTGGCTACGTTCGGCGCGGTGTGGTTCCTCACTGGCCGTCGCCAGATGCCTGAGGTCGCGCAGTGGTACATCGATAACACTGAGAAGGTCACGGGCGAGACCAACATTGTCAACGTGATCCTGGTTGAGTTCCGTGCTTTCGATACCATGGGTGAGCTGGCGGTTCTCGGTATGGCGGGTGTCGCGATGGCGGCGGTTGTCACGTCTATGCCTCGCTTCCCGCACCTGCTCGATCAGCCTTCCCCGCTTGCGGAGCCCGCTCTGAACTCCATCATGATGCGTTGGCTGGTCCGCTGGTTGGCTCCGCTTCTGTTCGCCCTGTCCGCTGTGGTTCTCTACCGCGGCGGTACCGCTCCGGGCGGCGGCTTCAACGCGGCGCTGATTGGCGCCGCTGCCGTCATGCTGATTTACCTGTCCAAGGACCGCGACGAGCTGGTCTTTGGCGAGAAGATCCCGGCAGTGCTCAGCGCTGCGGGTGTCATCACGGCTATCGGCACGGGCTTCATCGGTTTCGCCAAGGGGTCGTTCTTGGCACCGCTGTACGGCGAGTTCCTGGGTCAGCACCTCACCACGGCATTGCTTTTCGACGTCGGCGTGTACCTGGCCGTCATCGGCATTGTGGCAACCGCGCTGAATCTCCTGGGCGGCCCGAACCGTCCTGGTGTGACTGGGTCGGACGATGTGCTGCAGGATCTCTACTCAGACCGCTCGAGCTTGCGGGTGCCGCCGGAGATGGGCGTGTTCGCCTCAGAAACGGAGAGCACCTCCGCCCCCGCCCCAGCTCATGCCACCGTTGAGGAGGCCAAGAAGTGA
- a CDS encoding phage major capsid protein, translated as MHNLAEPGALQKHSFPFSPEEYLSMSTPNNTPTEGTPAPAILASPLVSADTPISFAPDTVSYQPQELLDTALINQVGTMITLPATDRETVRVPHLDGTPPVGFVAEGSEIPLEEASLAEVQLKTKKLAALHQLSNELLAPTQGQRRITEETMYRSLQSGIIQAADKAFVTNNDDVLQGIGVMKGITNAGTLGDSLDQFIDAVGQVEAEGGKADEMFVIGNPLDWAALAKLKTAADSNQPLIQTTSQDDIRRRNVAGIPFIGSRYLDKGKIIIGDKSNVLTAATATTLDADTSTLFRYDSTLLRIKLRIGWTVLNPKRIAVITTK; from the coding sequence ATGCACAACCTGGCCGAACCAGGCGCATTACAGAAACACAGTTTTCCATTCTCACCTGAGGAGTATCTTTCTATGTCCACCCCGAACAACACCCCAACCGAAGGCACCCCTGCCCCGGCAATCCTGGCATCCCCGCTTGTCTCCGCCGACACCCCCATCTCCTTCGCCCCAGACACCGTCTCCTACCAGCCGCAGGAACTGCTCGACACCGCCCTGATTAACCAGGTCGGCACCATGATTACCCTGCCAGCCACCGACCGTGAGACCGTCCGCGTCCCACACCTCGACGGCACGCCACCAGTCGGATTCGTCGCCGAAGGCTCCGAGATCCCACTTGAAGAAGCATCGCTGGCAGAAGTCCAGCTCAAGACCAAGAAGCTCGCAGCGCTCCACCAGTTATCCAATGAGCTGCTGGCACCAACCCAAGGCCAGCGTCGCATCACCGAAGAAACGATGTATCGGTCTCTCCAGTCCGGCATCATCCAAGCAGCTGACAAAGCATTCGTGACCAACAATGATGATGTGCTTCAAGGCATTGGAGTCATGAAGGGCATCACCAACGCAGGCACGCTCGGAGACTCACTCGACCAGTTCATCGACGCAGTTGGACAGGTCGAAGCTGAAGGTGGCAAGGCAGACGAAATGTTCGTCATCGGCAATCCACTCGATTGGGCAGCACTCGCAAAGCTCAAGACTGCAGCAGACTCCAATCAGCCACTGATCCAGACAACCTCGCAAGACGATATCCGACGCCGAAACGTCGCCGGAATCCCCTTCATCGGAAGCCGCTACCTAGACAAGGGCAAGATCATCATCGGCGACAAGTCCAACGTCCTCACCGCCGCGACTGCCACCACCCTCGACGCCGACACCAGCACCCTCTTCCGATACGACTCCACCCTGCTGCGCATCAAGCTCCGCATCGGATGGACAGTCCTCAACCCCAAGCGCATCGCCGTCATCACAACCAAGTAA
- a CDS encoding DNA-binding protein gives MNLSTAQVSAKTGIPEGTLRYWRAQGLPPKSFNLGRKVFYREEDIDQWLTDQYETTVVGNDAA, from the coding sequence ATGAACCTATCCACCGCCCAGGTATCCGCAAAAACCGGCATCCCAGAAGGCACGCTCCGCTACTGGCGAGCCCAAGGCCTGCCACCCAAGAGCTTCAACCTTGGCCGCAAGGTCTTCTACCGCGAAGAAGACATTGACCAGTGGCTCACCGACCAGTACGAAACCACCGTCGTCGGTAACGACGCCGCCTAA
- a CDS encoding site-specific integrase, with amino-acid sequence MTQKRHAGNAQVINRWKNKDGTPSSVAGKGKKYAVRWIDNDGKQRQKLFTLRKEADEYKESLIIQFSDGTYVSSRRSNKTIGEVHQEWKRTQVHLKESTQNTREVTWRVHVAPRWESALLAEVRRSDVLQWVADLRENDIGAETIENALGVLRMVLQYAIDDGRLRVNPCADVSAPPRKIRPRPYLTVTQVEALADEIHYGGNFIRVLAYTGLRWGEMAGLTPAAVNLETKRLNIFQTVSKGLKGRVGIGTPKSHEIRSVPFPGVLLEVFRDACEGKAQDELIFTSPEGRLLRGDSYRPRQLQPALEALRKTKEHENFPSITLHDLRHTAASLAVSAGANVKTVQRMLGHKSAAMTLDTYADLFDTDLDDVASRMNLLINSEAIVK; translated from the coding sequence GTGACGCAAAAACGACACGCTGGCAACGCCCAAGTCATCAACCGTTGGAAAAACAAAGACGGCACACCCTCCAGCGTGGCAGGCAAAGGTAAGAAATATGCAGTCCGATGGATCGACAACGACGGCAAACAACGCCAAAAACTCTTCACACTCCGCAAAGAAGCAGACGAATACAAAGAGTCCCTAATCATCCAATTCAGCGATGGAACATACGTCTCCTCGAGGCGCTCCAACAAGACAATTGGCGAGGTTCACCAAGAGTGGAAGCGCACTCAAGTCCATCTCAAAGAATCGACTCAAAACACTCGTGAAGTCACCTGGCGGGTGCATGTTGCACCCCGATGGGAGTCAGCCCTTCTTGCAGAGGTCAGGAGGTCGGATGTTCTCCAGTGGGTCGCAGACCTCCGGGAGAATGACATCGGTGCTGAGACGATCGAAAATGCTCTTGGCGTCCTGCGAATGGTGCTCCAGTACGCAATCGATGATGGACGACTGCGAGTCAATCCTTGCGCCGATGTGTCGGCACCACCTAGAAAAATAAGGCCGCGCCCTTACTTGACGGTCACTCAAGTTGAAGCCTTGGCCGACGAGATTCACTACGGCGGCAACTTCATCCGCGTCCTGGCATACACCGGCCTCCGCTGGGGTGAGATGGCAGGCCTCACTCCAGCTGCAGTAAACCTGGAGACTAAACGGCTAAACATCTTCCAGACCGTTTCTAAGGGACTGAAAGGTCGGGTAGGGATAGGAACACCAAAAAGCCATGAAATACGCTCAGTGCCCTTCCCAGGGGTTCTTTTGGAGGTATTCCGAGATGCATGCGAAGGCAAGGCTCAAGATGAACTGATTTTCACCTCTCCAGAAGGACGACTTCTTCGCGGTGATAGCTACAGGCCGCGCCAGCTGCAGCCAGCACTCGAAGCACTACGAAAGACCAAGGAGCATGAGAACTTTCCGTCGATTACACTCCACGATCTTCGACATACGGCGGCAAGCCTTGCAGTGTCAGCAGGTGCCAACGTGAAAACCGTGCAGCGAATGCTTGGACACAAGAGTGCAGCGATGACCCTGGACACCTATGCCGATTTGTTTGATACCGACCTCGACGATGTGGCGTCGAGAATGAATCTTTTGATCAACTCCGAAGCAATAGTGAAATAA
- a CDS encoding metallophosphoesterase: protein MTSRAFSNQILRSAAALATLGLTTFLYANQIELRAFKLHRVQVPVLAPGTLARVGKREGEPFRILHVSDFHMLPDQKLKQKWVASLDALNPDLVINTGDNLGSDKAVPSVLAALGPLLNRPGAFVFGTNDYFAPRPVNPLKYLTGKKRKPSRVELPWRGMRAAFIEHGWQDATHARLEFVAGGVKVALSGVDDPHHELEDYSQIAGAPNADADIAIGLSHSPEPHVLDAFAEDGYDLVLSGHTHGGQVCLPGGKAIVTNCGIDRSRASGLSRWTEKTWLHVSNGLGTSPYAPVRLFCRPSATLIEVVERDS from the coding sequence ATGACATCGCGCGCTTTTTCCAACCAAATTCTGCGGTCTGCCGCAGCTCTCGCCACGCTCGGCTTGACGACGTTCCTCTACGCGAACCAAATCGAATTGCGTGCATTTAAACTCCACCGTGTGCAAGTTCCCGTGCTGGCACCCGGCACGCTCGCCCGGGTGGGAAAGCGCGAGGGTGAGCCTTTCCGGATTCTGCATGTCTCCGACTTCCACATGCTCCCCGACCAGAAGTTGAAGCAGAAGTGGGTTGCCAGCCTCGATGCTCTGAACCCTGACCTGGTGATTAATACCGGCGACAACCTGGGCAGCGACAAGGCCGTCCCCAGTGTCCTCGCAGCGCTCGGCCCCCTGCTGAACCGTCCGGGTGCCTTCGTGTTCGGCACGAATGACTACTTCGCGCCGCGGCCTGTCAACCCGTTGAAGTACCTGACGGGCAAGAAGCGCAAGCCCTCGCGCGTAGAGCTGCCGTGGCGCGGCATGCGCGCTGCGTTTATCGAGCACGGTTGGCAGGATGCCACCCATGCCCGGCTGGAGTTTGTGGCGGGTGGCGTGAAGGTGGCGCTGTCCGGTGTAGATGACCCTCATCACGAGTTGGAGGATTATTCGCAGATCGCCGGTGCTCCGAATGCGGATGCCGACATCGCTATCGGCCTGTCGCACTCGCCAGAGCCCCACGTGTTGGATGCTTTTGCGGAAGACGGCTACGACCTGGTGCTTTCTGGTCACACACACGGTGGCCAGGTGTGCCTGCCCGGCGGGAAGGCCATTGTGACCAACTGCGGTATCGACCGCTCGCGGGCCTCGGGGTTGTCGCGCTGGACCGAGAAGACATGGCTGCATGTCTCCAATGGCCTTGGCACTTCCCCTTACGCTCCGGTGCGCTTGTTCTGCCGCCCATCCGCGACCTTGATTGAGGTTGTGGAGCGGGATTCGTAG
- a CDS encoding GatB/YqeY domain-containing protein, with amino-acid sequence MSELKNTIVSDMTAAMKARDKETVAALRMLKAAIQTEEVSGSKHELTDDEVLRVIEREVKKRRESAEMYAENGRQELANAELAEAEVFARYQPEQLDDDAVKNLVAESVAEVAGDDAPSMKIMGQVMKVAKEKAAGQVDGKRLSEAVKAALQG; translated from the coding sequence ATGAGTGAACTGAAGAACACAATTGTCTCCGATATGACCGCCGCGATGAAGGCCCGCGACAAGGAAACCGTTGCGGCGCTGCGCATGCTGAAGGCCGCCATCCAGACCGAGGAGGTTTCCGGCTCCAAGCACGAGCTCACCGATGACGAGGTGCTGCGTGTGATTGAGCGGGAGGTCAAGAAGCGTCGCGAGTCCGCTGAGATGTACGCCGAGAACGGCCGCCAGGAACTTGCCAACGCCGAGCTCGCCGAAGCAGAGGTTTTCGCCCGCTACCAGCCGGAACAGCTTGACGACGACGCCGTGAAGAACCTCGTCGCAGAATCCGTGGCCGAGGTTGCTGGCGATGACGCGCCGAGCATGAAGATTATGGGCCAGGTTATGAAGGTGGCTAAGGAAAAGGCCGCTGGCCAGGTCGATGGCAAGCGGCTTTCCGAGGCCGTTAAGGCTGCCCTGCAGGGCTAA